aagaggaaactaaataaaataaaagatataaaatgaATTAAAGTGAAGTGATGCCATGTGATGTGAtgtaaaaatgaagaagagtaGAAGTTAAACAGgagaaaggtaaagaaagtttcttttttttttttcattggtttggtttgttcgttttggAGGGTTAAGTGccagcaaaaggaaaagtaaaagaaaacaaaagagggagaacgGTGACTTTTAGGATAGGGGTGATGGGGAATTACATTCagcaaaaaattaaaaaaacagaagttaaaaaaaaaaaaaagagtaaaagtAAAGGTGAATGTCTGACATTGCTCCGACAGCAGGTTCCGCTTTCTGTTCCCACACTACACCGTcttataaaaaagaaaaaagatttttATACTCAACACAATGCAGTCATCGGATTTTCCGTTATTCTTATTCTCGttttttgactttttttttttatttacccttttttatttatctatttgACTTCTCTTCGTTCTTATGTGGCTTGTGTATTTAAATTTCGGTCTGACCAggtcttaaaaaaaaaaaaagaataaagaaagagTAAAGGATTTATTTCTCATGTCTGtaagtgtgtgtttgtgtgcctgAGCCGAtgtctttttaatttttatttttcgatTTGGCATTCGTCTTGAAACTATTGGCTACTGCACGTGACCAACGCGCAAAactctctctcacacacacttacacacacacacacacaaaaaaaaaagggttcaatggtaaaaaaaaaaagaaaaagagagaaaaaaataggagatgagaaaaaataacaatgaaCAATAATAAACGTGCATTGCATCATTATTTTGTACgtctcgcttttttttttgtttttgtttttgtgcgtgcgGTCCATcctcctgttgttgttattcgAGAGGTCAAATGATAGGAGTTGGTGAtggtaacaacaataatataaatagtaataataataataataataatagtaacgataataataataatgaaatgaTGTTGAGAATTTGATTGCGCTGGTACTTGTAgcttatttattattataaccgGTTCTGATCTTCAACCAACCACCCGCTCGTGGGAGGAATCTCACACATCAAATATTTAAATGTTAGTACAAgtatatttaaaaatacaaaatatatTGAATGTATAATatattctttctctttttttttctttttgttattttgttgtgtggGAAAGGGTGTGATATTCTGCACAGGGATGAGGATCGTCTCCTCctcttgtgttttgtttgtttgttcgttatcttctgtttttaaacttcttttttcttcaaaaaaaaaaaaaagaaaaccccTTCACGGTCCACTATTTCTTTCATATGTTGTTTTCTAAGACTCTTTCCTTATCTCTTGCTTCTTCACTGTCGTTCTTGCCGTTGTCATTACTCCGgtttgtattttattttttttttaaagaaaaaagaggaaaaaaaaaaaagagacggcGAGACAAGTACGTGTGGAGATGTCGCGAGGTTAACTGACAGTGTTGCATTAttatctctctttttgtttttgttgttgctgttgttcatTTGTGTGTCTTTATGTGTGCCTTCGGTTtgcaaaggggaagggggaatgatcgctttattttattttatttcgaATAGAtgaacatatatttatatatatatctttttttaaaaaagagagtaggttttgtgttgtttggGTGGTGGTTCTCCGTGTCGTTCtctatctttctttctccctctcttaCCTTTCTGTATTCTGTCGacctcttgtttgtttttgtttttatttctttcctacGGGTGAAcgattgtttattttattattcaAATTTAACGGACTTTGAGTATGTCTTATGTGttgatcttttttgtttcgtttgttgttgttgttgttgttgtttttgttttttgctttactttatgttgttgttattggttGCTGCTATTTATTAACCTACGCAAACGCACAGGTGGTCTCGTTTTCTCTTCACAAGGGTTGGGCTAACttatttgatttttcttttctgcatcATCGTCATTATTAGCACtgcaaatgcaaaaaaaaaaatcgaaaagTAGGAAACGGAACAATATATtgattattttatttaataTTATGATAAAAAATAGGAGAAACCGTCAGACGCATTGGGTGGTAGCGGTGTGCGcagcacttttttttttattttcaattaccctcctcccttcctctcccctccctttcccttcaatCTTTTTaatctttatttttaataataataataattattattattttaccccTTTCGCCACATTGAcccctgcacacacacacacacacacacacccttttAGTTCCCtcatacaaaaataaacgtGTCTgacttgtgtttttttttgttgtattccACACTTTtttgaagaggatgaaaggaagaagaaggaggaggaggggtaATGCAAACCAGTGTGTTAACACAATTCACAGAATCGGAGACGAGTGTTTGTGCGTTGTAAAATATTCcagtaaataaatgaataatgctcaaatatgtatatatacctgtttattttatttatatgtggATCGTTGTGTGTCATGATCCGTGAAGCAGAgcgtaaaaaaaattcgGTCGTGTGTGATTCCAGTTAAAGGGTGACCCTTGCAATGATcagaaataacaataacactAAAAAGGGTAATAATTAACAACGACAAGAGCAACAAGTGTGCATGCGGGTGgggagaaagaggagaagcaaaagaaggaaaagaaaagaaaagaatgcgTTGACatgcatacacacacgcatatattcatatatatatatataacttcAATGATGAGGTACTTGCGTGTGTATATGCGtgtgaagaggggaaaatataGTTATGATTATTATGCATTGTACTTATTTGCGGCCTAATTTCCCTTTCTCGAAACACAGTTCGCTGAATTTGGCAGCTAAAATGCCCCCTACctacacacagacacacttCGCTTATATGtgcatttatttgtatttatatgAACATAGGTAATATATTTTAGCTTCCACTCACACTTTTCACTCTTTCTCCTTATTTTTCAATTGTTTTACAAGAGGTATATATCATTTTTACCTCAAGAAAGAACATCACTATTTCCCCCAACAGGTTAATAGGCACAGACATATTTTTGTTCATACCTACACCAAAAgttgggggagaaaaaataacacgGAAAataagagggaagaggagaaataaaagagcagtgaagcacacacacacacacacacacacacagggaAGAGGGATCGATTACATTTCCTTCCAACCGgcggaaaaaggaaaagaggggggaggaaaaaaaaaaaaacagtcctCAACGTTAGCCATATATGAATCGTGCTCGAAAGCCAGAACCGCCGTCGATTCCATGCGCTCGGCGCGATTTTCGAGGCACCACTACCGGACGCCGCCCGGGGCTCCCATCGCACAACCGAAACGGAAATGATGCTAATGCAACTTATCCCATTCCTAATAATCGTGTTGGCAGGCATTTGAGCCCCGCTTGTGGAAAATATGGAAACCGTCCGCTCACCGCAAAACCACGAAAACGTCTCATCAGTCGCCGTAGGAACAGCCTGTGGTATGAAAACGCACTCGCTGATGCGAAAATAGTCCGGAGTCCGCTATGGGAACACCTTGACGATTCCGACGATGCGGCAGTTTTTGAGGGGTGGAACTCAAAAATGCGGAGGCCCCGGAAGAATTTTTTCTACCACGGGGCCGGGCAAAGTTTCGATGGTGCTGAAGTGATTGATTCCCTATTCATGTTGGCGTGGATGGAAGAGCAGAtggggagaaggaagaaacaggaGGGAACTCAAGGTGATGGAAACGCAACTATTTTTCGAGGCGGGTCCGCGGGGAATAACGTTGACCGCAAGGCTAATAAtgtaaaagggaaagaacaacagcagcaactggTCAATGAGGAGTCGAAACGCCACGAAACTCATCCCACCGTGAGGGAAGATGAAACAGACCACAACCCCGTGGAGTGTCAAGGGTATAATAGGAGTAGGACCGGTGAAAGTCTTGAGTTGACGCCGAATTCGTGTGATATATCGTTCAAAAGCATGTTTAGCACCAGATCGAGGAAACGTAGCGGACGTGGGGATCGCCTACGGTTTTCATGCGCCAGTTTGTACAAGGAGTATAGCAACATCAACACTGAGGAATGCGAAGAGAAAGGGGTTGGTGAGATCCGTGTGATGGAATGCGCGCGACAGCTTGGAAAGGCTGCTGAGGAGCAATTACAGGAGGGAAGCCGTGGGAGCCGCCGTGTTATGGACTCCACTTCTTGCGGTATTCGTGAACTTCGTTCCATTCAATTAGCAGAACTACCCGACAGCGTTGTGAAATGCCCCTCGGGAAGGCGACAGAGCGGAGAGCATATGTTACCCAAACTTGTAAAGGGGCATGGGGAAACAATCCACAACACCAGCGAGGGAACGGCACCCCTCTCCGTTCTTCGTAAAAAGCTGACCCACACCAGGGGACATAAGACTTCGGTATCTGACAAAACCTATACACAGAATGCTCCGTTCATAACTAAGGGACAAAAGTCTGCCACACTTCGGAacaaggaaggggaaggagatGTGAGCACAACGAATCAACCAGATAGTTCATTAAGTGTTACGACCCAACGGCAGGGCAAAGGCAGAAATGTAAGCTGCAAATCCACTCACGGGAACGCTTCAACGTTTACGTTGAGCAACATATTTGTCAACCATATGGGATCATTTTCATCCTCAGTGTCACCACTAGCCCCTCATCTCCGGAAAAAGGAGCTTTCCACGGGAACTCAGCAACGTAGCGGTCGTTCCAAAAACGATACGCACTGCGAAGGCTCGGTTCGGTCACGAGCTCCCCAGAAACTGAAACGTATCGTGTACCCCGAGTTCTTAAATGCACAAAGTGGTGGTGAACACCGGGAAGACAACCATATCACCACGATTCAAACGCCCCGTTCATGTGGGAGTGGCTATTTTGTGAATTGTGAAGGCATGAGGTCCACCTCCGTTTCATGTAGTCGTCATATGGGAGGCGGCGCTAAAGACTCCAGCATTTCCACTTTTGAAGATACATTTTGCTGCAGGGGCAGTTCTCTCCTGCACGTGATGTGCAACACAGACAAAAATTACGCTACAGATCGGGAGCAGACAAACTCCACTGGCAATTTATGCTCTAGTGTGAACCCATATTACTTTTAAGCGTGCTGCGGCGCGACTTCATGAATCAAGTCACGGGAGCAACGAAATAAGAATATCAAAAGTCttaaaaatgaggaaaacaagAAGTGATCAAACGACGTTTACGATTGCTTATGCTAATTGGCTTTGAAAGGAAGAATTATCGCCatagaagagagagagagagagagtaagGATGTCACTAACcctattttcctttacaGTCGCTCAgttttgctgtttcttcttaTATTCCCTTACAAATTTCCCtagcttttttttatttccttgttCGCACGTATTCAgatttgttcttttcttctttacttcgtttgttgcttgtgttttatttttttttcgtcttttACAAGTTCTGTACTTTTTATTGTCGTTGTTGCCATTTGCTCGTTCCCACATGAGCGCTGCTAAAATCCCTTCTCCGCTTCTTCACTCCGGACTTACTTTTAGCTGCCAtccttttcattgtttgtttgatgtttccccccacacacacacgtgttATCGCTCCgcatttcatttatttatttattacaaaaatatatgaacaaacaaagatGTGCGCACGCATGTGTTTGAGGGCATTTGTATATTTGTGAATACGTCCCTTGAAATGTGCCACTGAACCGCCCTATTTTCAAAAACAGATCGGTCGTCGTATTATTGCTatttatttccattttttttttcataaaaCCAGgtacaccaaaaaaaaaaattgaaagaatTGTTGGACGAACTTGCGCTTATGAGCTCACTTAGTTAGCGGGTacaaaatgaatgaaataaataaataacttttttttttaaagtgcggggataaataaaaaataacacaaacagCTGAACTTCTAGAAGAGGTGTCTtgaccacttttttttttattcacttCGTTTTGTTCCCATACCTTAATCTCGTTCGCCTTTTTCAATCATTAAATAAGCTTCCATTATTACGATTGAGAGTTTccgctttatttattttcccgtaaataaataaatatatatatatatatatatatatattagaagTGAAAGaacgaataaataaatagtgaGGTGCTCCCTTAACGGAGTGAATTCtgttatgttatgttttttgttaactcttctcttcattttttttttcgcgcgGTTAAGAATGGAGCTCCGCTCGAATTGCATTTGAGTACTGAGCTTTCCTGCTGAAAGTGAGGGAACTGCTTTCGAAGTAACATACGGATAAATTTGCCGTTTGTTTGAAAATTTACtaatttatttgtattttaattttttatctATTTCCTTTGTGTCCTCATTCCtgctacattttttttttataagtATTGAGTTGCAGAGCTTAGGAGGAATAAacacgtattttttttttttttactgcatcatttttgtttgtttgagaCCTCCGGAAGTTCCtggttttctccctttttatttattttgtttcatttgtgtTTGATCATATGTATTCGCTTATTAATATTTTTGATTCATCTGCCTG
The genomic region above belongs to Trypanosoma brucei gambiense DAL972 chromosome 1, complete sequence and contains:
- a CDS encoding T. brucei spp.-specific protein: MNRARKPEPPSIPCARRDFRGTTTGRRPGLPSHNRNGNDANATYPIPNNRVGRHLSPACGKYGNRPLTAKPRKRLISRRRNSLWYENALADAKIVRSPLWEHLDDSDDAAVFEGWNSKMRRPRKNFFYHGAGQSFDGAEVIDSLFMLAWMEEQMGRRKKQEGTQGDGNATIFRGGSAGNNVDRKANNVKGKEQQQQLVNEESKRHETHPTVREDETDHNPVECQGYNRSRTGESLELTPNSCDISFKSMFSTRSRKRSGRGDRLRFSCASLYKEYSNINTEECEEKGVGEIRVMECARQLGKAAEEQLQEGSRGSRRVMDSTSCGIRELRSIQLAELPDSVVKCPSGRRQSGEHMLPKLVKGHGETIHNTSEGTAPLSVLRKKLTHTRGHKTSVSDKTYTQNAPFITKGQKSATLRNKEGEGDVSTTNQPDSSLSVTTQRQGKGRNVSCKSTHGNASTFTLSNIFVNHMGSFSSSVSPLAPHLRKKELSTGTQQRSGRSKNDTHCEGSVRSRAPQKLKRIVYPEFLNAQSGGEHREDNHITTIQTPRSCGSGYFVNCEGMRSTSVSCSRHMGGGAKDSSISTFEDTFCCRGSSLLHVMCNTDKNYATDREQTNSTGNLCSSVNPYYF